Proteins found in one Methylobacterium sp. CB376 genomic segment:
- a CDS encoding cation:proton antiporter has product MHVFEWIVGVLLVAVLLAALARRLGAPFPAFLALGGAALAFVDAVPSLRLDPDLALALFVAPVLLDAGYDTSLRDLRVNWLPIAGLVLGAVGITTVAVAATLRWLVPDMPLAACIALGAIVAPPDAVAALSVLRHVPLPHRLVTILKGESLFNDASALLIYRLAVPAAVSGSFAARDVVPTFLIGVVGSLVAGPVLAWIYVRAVRGIADAPSSIVLQFVATFGIWVMAERAGLSGVLTVVSYAITVARISPATMPAHLRVPSYAVWETAVFVLNVLAFVLIGLQVGPILEGLTPEDRNRYAVVAAALFLTVVLVRLAWVMGAAAFGRLWRRYGGAIGPEPASLSGSATVAWCGMRGVVTVALALALPEGGERAFPYRDLVVLTAFAVVLGTLVIQGLTLRPLLAWLALRDDDPVGREVGLARAEAYRAAVASLSRERSPHAAALRHEFAAVLNEAERDREGRAPGSLPSDAPRRRAIEAARQTILDLRDRGAIGDDAFFRLEEELDWAELSATPREEIDQI; this is encoded by the coding sequence ATGCACGTCTTCGAATGGATCGTCGGCGTCCTGCTGGTCGCCGTGCTGCTGGCGGCCCTGGCACGGCGCCTCGGGGCGCCGTTCCCGGCCTTCCTGGCCCTCGGCGGGGCGGCCCTCGCCTTCGTGGACGCGGTCCCGAGCCTGCGCCTCGACCCCGACCTCGCCCTCGCCCTGTTCGTCGCGCCGGTCCTGCTCGATGCCGGCTACGACACGTCCCTGCGCGACCTGCGCGTCAACTGGCTGCCCATCGCGGGCCTCGTCCTCGGGGCGGTCGGCATCACCACGGTGGCGGTGGCCGCGACCCTGCGCTGGCTCGTGCCCGACATGCCGCTCGCGGCCTGCATCGCGCTCGGCGCGATCGTGGCGCCGCCCGACGCGGTCGCGGCCCTCTCGGTGCTGCGCCACGTGCCGCTGCCCCACCGGCTCGTCACCATCCTCAAGGGCGAGAGCCTGTTCAACGACGCCTCGGCGCTGCTGATCTACCGGCTCGCCGTGCCGGCGGCCGTGAGCGGCAGCTTCGCGGCGCGGGACGTGGTGCCGACCTTCCTGATCGGGGTGGTCGGCAGCCTCGTGGCCGGGCCGGTCCTGGCCTGGATCTACGTGCGGGCGGTGCGGGGCATCGCCGACGCGCCGAGCAGCATCGTGCTGCAATTCGTCGCCACCTTCGGGATCTGGGTCATGGCCGAGCGGGCCGGGCTCTCCGGGGTGCTGACGGTGGTGAGTTACGCCATCACCGTGGCACGGATCTCCCCGGCGACGATGCCCGCCCATCTGCGGGTCCCCTCCTACGCGGTCTGGGAGACGGCGGTCTTCGTCCTCAACGTGCTCGCCTTCGTGCTGATCGGGCTGCAGGTCGGGCCGATCCTGGAGGGGCTGACGCCAGAGGACCGCAACCGCTACGCCGTGGTGGCGGCGGCCCTGTTCCTCACCGTGGTGCTGGTGCGCCTCGCCTGGGTGATGGGCGCGGCGGCTTTCGGGCGGCTGTGGCGCCGATACGGGGGGGCGATCGGGCCCGAGCCCGCGAGCCTGTCGGGCAGCGCCACGGTGGCGTGGTGCGGCATGCGCGGCGTCGTCACGGTGGCGCTGGCGCTCGCCCTGCCGGAGGGCGGAGAGCGCGCCTTCCCGTACCGCGACCTCGTGGTGCTCACCGCCTTCGCCGTGGTGCTCGGCACGCTGGTGATCCAGGGCCTCACCCTGCGCCCGCTCCTCGCCTGGCTGGCGCTGCGCGACGACGACCCGGTCGGGCGCGAGGTCGGGCTCGCCCGCGCGGAGGCCTACCGGGCGGCGGTCGCGAGCCTGTCGCGCGAGCGCTCGCCGCACGCGGCGGCCCTGCGCCACGAATTCGCGGCGGTGCTCAACGAGGCCGAGCGCGACCGCGAGGGCCGCGCGCCGGGCAGCCTGCCCTCCGACGCGCCCCGCCGCCGGGCGATCGAGGCCGCCCGCCAGACCATCCTCGACCTGCGCGACAGGGGCGCCATCGGCGACGACGCCTTCTTCCGCCTGGAGGAGGAGCTCGACTGGGCCGAGCTCAGCGCGACGCCGCGGGAGGAGATCGACCAGATCTAG
- a CDS encoding alpha-hydroxy acid oxidase: MSRFFSSAPATCIEDLRVLAERRVPRMFYDYADSGSYTEGTYRANEADFAAIKLRQRVAVDMTNRTLASTMVGQPVSMPVALAPTGLTGMQHADGEILAARAAAKAGVPFTLSTMSICSIEDVAENTDRPFWFQLYVMRDRDFINRLIDRAKAAGCSALVLTLDLQILGQRHKDIKNGLSTPPRMTLPNILNLATKPRWCLDMLRTQRRTFRNIVGHAKGVSDLSSLSSWTAEQFDPTLNWDDVKRIQDRWGGPLILKGILDPEDAELAARSGAQALIVSNHGGRQLDGAPSSITALPAIAEAVGSRIEVLMDGGIRSGQDVIKALALGAKGVFIGRAFLYGLGAGGEAGVTQCLDIIRKELDTTMAMCGLRDVKAVTSDILATRFAPVAA; the protein is encoded by the coding sequence ATGTCGCGGTTCTTCTCCTCGGCGCCCGCGACCTGCATCGAGGACCTGCGCGTGCTCGCCGAGCGGCGGGTGCCGCGGATGTTCTACGACTATGCCGATTCCGGCTCCTACACCGAGGGCACCTACCGGGCGAACGAGGCCGATTTCGCCGCGATCAAGCTGCGCCAGCGCGTCGCCGTCGACATGACGAACCGCACCCTCGCCAGCACCATGGTCGGCCAGCCGGTCAGCATGCCGGTGGCCCTCGCGCCGACCGGCCTCACCGGCATGCAGCACGCGGACGGCGAGATCCTGGCGGCCCGGGCCGCCGCCAAGGCCGGCGTGCCCTTCACGCTCTCGACCATGAGCATCTGCTCGATCGAGGACGTCGCCGAGAACACCGACCGGCCGTTCTGGTTCCAGCTCTACGTCATGCGCGACCGGGACTTCATCAACCGGCTGATCGACCGCGCCAAGGCGGCCGGCTGCTCGGCCCTGGTGCTCACCCTCGACCTGCAGATCCTCGGCCAGCGCCACAAGGACATCAAGAACGGGCTGTCCACCCCGCCCCGGATGACCCTGCCGAACATCCTCAACCTCGCCACCAAGCCGCGCTGGTGCCTGGACATGCTGCGCACGCAGCGCCGCACCTTCCGCAACATCGTCGGTCACGCGAAGGGGGTGAGCGACCTCTCCTCGCTCTCCTCCTGGACCGCCGAGCAGTTCGACCCGACCCTCAACTGGGACGACGTGAAGCGCATCCAGGACCGCTGGGGTGGCCCGCTCATCCTCAAGGGGATCCTCGATCCGGAGGATGCGGAGCTCGCGGCGCGCAGCGGCGCCCAGGCCCTCATCGTGTCGAACCACGGCGGGCGTCAGCTGGACGGGGCGCCCTCCTCGATCACGGCCCTGCCGGCGATCGCCGAGGCGGTCGGCAGCCGCATCGAGGTGCTGATGGACGGGGGGATCCGCTCGGGGCAGGACGTCATCAAGGCGCTGGCGCTCGGCGCCAAGGGCGTCTTCATCGGCCGCGCCTTCCTGTACGGGCTCGGGGCCGGCGGCGAGGCGGGCGTCACCCAGTGCCTCGACATCATCCGCAAGGAACTCGACACCACCATGGCGATGTGCGGCCTGCGCGACGTCAAGGCGGTGACCTCGGACATCCTGGCGACGCGCTTCGCGCCCGTCGCCGCGTGA
- a CDS encoding DUF4142 domain-containing protein, producing MRRPILVLAGLMLASPVLAQSLSEKSGLNSLIGTAPSTADFIKEAAISDMFEMQSSQLAAERADEPTKKFATKMIEDHQKTSTEMKAMVQSGKVKAEIPTALDSSHQSMLDKLKGLNGADFTKQYHSDQVKAHKDAVDLFQRYAKGGDNDELKAWAGKTEPALAEHLKMAQNLDK from the coding sequence ATGCGACGCCCCATCCTCGTCCTGGCGGGCCTGATGCTCGCCAGCCCCGTCCTCGCCCAGTCGCTGAGCGAGAAGAGCGGCCTCAACTCGCTGATCGGGACCGCACCCTCGACGGCCGACTTCATCAAGGAGGCGGCGATCAGCGACATGTTCGAGATGCAGTCGAGCCAGCTCGCCGCCGAGCGCGCCGACGAGCCGACCAAGAAGTTCGCCACCAAGATGATCGAGGACCATCAGAAGACCAGCACCGAGATGAAGGCCATGGTGCAGTCCGGCAAGGTGAAGGCCGAGATCCCGACCGCGCTCGACTCCTCGCACCAGAGCATGCTCGACAAGCTGAAGGGCCTCAACGGGGCCGACTTCACCAAGCAGTATCACAGCGACCAAGTGAAGGCGCACAAGGACGCGGTGGACCTGTTCCAGCGCTACGCCAAGGGCGGCGACAACGACGAGCTGAAGGCCTGGGCGGGCAAGACCGAGCCGGCGCTCGCCGAGCACCTGAAGATGGCGCAGAACCTCGACAAGTAG
- a CDS encoding oxidoreductase, with product MPEPSLPANAWTPAAIPPQTGRLVVVTGATSGIGYEAALALARAGARVVLAARDEAKAQRAVASIRAAAPSADLAVEPLDTAALASVRAFAERWQARGLGIDGLILNAGIAAVPTREETPDGFERQLGTNYLGHFALTGLLLPWLREAPAARIVPVASLAHRQARIHFEDLQRRQGYGPQDAYRQSKLAMLMFGLELDRRLRAAGSPMRAIPVHPGIARTDIFRRGDRAGAIQQFAGRAIFAVIGQSAAQGAWPLLYAATAPEAESGRYYGPDGIWEARGHPAPAQVAAQARDAQAAARLWRDSEALTGVTYRL from the coding sequence ATGCCCGAGCCGTCCTTGCCCGCCAATGCCTGGACCCCCGCCGCCATCCCGCCCCAGACCGGCCGACTCGTCGTCGTCACCGGGGCGACGAGCGGGATCGGCTACGAGGCGGCGCTCGCCCTGGCGCGGGCCGGGGCGCGGGTCGTGCTGGCGGCCCGCGACGAGGCCAAGGCGCAGCGCGCCGTCGCGTCGATCCGCGCCGCCGCCCCGAGCGCCGACCTCGCCGTCGAGCCCCTCGACACCGCCGCGCTCGCCTCCGTGCGCGCCTTCGCGGAGCGCTGGCAGGCGCGGGGCCTGGGGATCGACGGCCTCATCCTCAACGCCGGCATCGCCGCCGTGCCCACCCGGGAGGAGACCCCGGACGGGTTCGAGCGGCAGCTCGGCACCAACTATCTCGGGCATTTCGCGCTCACCGGGCTGCTCCTGCCCTGGCTGCGGGAGGCCCCGGCCGCGCGGATCGTGCCGGTCGCGAGCCTCGCCCACCGGCAGGCGAGGATCCACTTCGAGGACCTCCAGCGCCGGCAGGGCTACGGCCCGCAGGACGCCTACCGGCAGTCCAAGCTCGCCATGCTGATGTTCGGGCTGGAACTCGACCGGCGTCTGCGCGCGGCCGGCTCGCCGATGCGGGCGATCCCGGTCCATCCCGGCATCGCGCGCACCGACATCTTCCGGCGCGGCGACCGGGCTGGCGCGATCCAGCAATTCGCCGGCCGGGCGATCTTCGCGGTGATCGGCCAGAGCGCGGCCCAGGGCGCCTGGCCGCTCCTCTACGCGGCGACGGCGCCGGAGGCGGAGAGCGGCCGCTACTACGGCCCGGACGGGATCTGGGAGGCGCGGGGCCATCCGGCCCCGGCGCAGGTCGCCGCGCAGGCCCGCGACGCGCAGGCGGCGGCGCGGCTCTGGCGCGACTCCGAGGCGCTGACCGGGGTGACGTACCGGCTCTGA
- a CDS encoding ribosome modulation factor — translation MTDVPDDHLDHYTLGYFAPTKGLRREDCPYAAGTPANALWLAGYDAARAGEAPPERPAPPPGEAGGR, via the coding sequence GTGACGGACGTGCCCGACGACCACCTCGACCACTACACCCTCGGCTACTTCGCGCCGACCAAGGGCCTGAGGCGGGAGGATTGCCCCTACGCCGCCGGGACCCCGGCGAATGCCCTCTGGCTCGCGGGCTACGACGCCGCGCGGGCGGGAGAGGCCCCGCCGGAGCGCCCGGCGCCTCCGCCGGGCGAGGCCGGCGGGCGCTGA
- a CDS encoding cysteine rich repeat-containing protein — protein MGRVAIFACFTLMTCVASSESFAQSDAARQACSPDAQRLCSSAGSDPQRVAACLRQNRRSLSPACRSAMARKSRRG, from the coding sequence GTGGGACGAGTGGCCATTTTCGCCTGTTTCACCCTGATGACCTGCGTCGCGTCGAGCGAGAGCTTCGCCCAGTCGGACGCGGCGCGGCAGGCCTGCTCGCCCGATGCGCAGCGCTTGTGCAGCTCGGCCGGGAGCGATCCCCAGCGCGTGGCGGCCTGCCTGCGCCAGAACCGCCGCAGCCTCAGCCCGGCCTGCCGGAGCGCGATGGCGAGGAAGTCCCGGCGCGGCTGA
- a CDS encoding DUF808 domain-containing protein, translating to MATGLIALLDDIAGLAKLAAASLDDAASQATRAGAKAVGVVIDDTAVTPRYVTGFSASRELPIIGKIALGSLRNKLLFLLPGALALSFLAPFLLTPLLMLGGAYLCFEGAEKVVEALWPHGGGEEAEPATPRDAGAVEDQKVASAIKTDFILSAEIMALTLAGVAEAGLATQVFVLAAVGIGITGLVYGVVALIVKADDVGLALAREERPASTLFGLRAPSGPAPTPGDRRLRPLTRAVGRGLVRLMPALLRGLGIVGTAAMIWVGGGILVHGLEGFGLAALGHGIAHAAEAVGDRVPFGEAVAEWVVTAALSGVVGLVVGALLIPVARHLVTPALASLRA from the coding sequence ATGGCGACCGGCCTGATCGCGCTCCTCGACGACATCGCCGGCCTGGCGAAGCTCGCGGCCGCCTCCCTCGACGACGCGGCCTCGCAGGCCACGCGGGCCGGCGCCAAGGCGGTGGGGGTCGTCATCGACGACACGGCCGTCACGCCCCGCTACGTCACTGGCTTCTCGGCCTCGCGCGAATTGCCGATCATCGGCAAGATCGCGCTCGGCTCGCTTCGCAACAAGCTGCTCTTCCTGCTTCCCGGCGCGCTGGCGCTGAGCTTCCTGGCGCCCTTCCTGCTCACCCCGCTGCTGATGCTGGGCGGCGCCTACCTGTGCTTCGAGGGGGCCGAGAAGGTGGTGGAAGCTCTGTGGCCCCACGGCGGGGGCGAGGAGGCCGAGCCGGCGACCCCGCGGGACGCCGGGGCGGTGGAGGACCAGAAGGTCGCGAGCGCCATCAAGACCGACTTCATCCTCTCGGCCGAGATCATGGCGCTCACCCTCGCGGGCGTGGCGGAGGCCGGGCTCGCCACCCAGGTCTTCGTGCTGGCGGCGGTGGGCATCGGCATCACCGGACTCGTCTACGGGGTGGTGGCGCTGATCGTGAAGGCGGACGATGTCGGGCTGGCCCTCGCCCGCGAGGAGCGCCCGGCCTCGACCCTGTTCGGCCTGCGCGCGCCTTCGGGGCCCGCCCCGACCCCGGGCGACCGGCGGCTTCGCCCGCTCACCCGGGCGGTCGGGCGCGGGCTGGTCCGCCTGATGCCGGCGCTGCTGCGCGGGCTCGGGATCGTCGGCACGGCGGCCATGATCTGGGTCGGCGGCGGCATCCTGGTGCACGGTCTGGAGGGGTTCGGCCTCGCCGCGCTCGGCCACGGCATCGCGCATGCCGCCGAGGCGGTCGGCGATCGGGTGCCCTTCGGCGAGGCCGTGGCCGAGTGGGTGGTGACGGCCGCGCTCTCGGGCGTGGTCGGCCTCGTCGTCGGCGCGCTGCTGATCCCGGTCGCCCGCCACCTCGTCACGCCGGCCCTCGCCAGCCTGCGGGCCTGA
- a CDS encoding carboxylate-amine ligase — MRDHAYPFGIEEEFFLADAATRGTPGEGVAGFHAAARALLPAAERELLESQVEIASPPATEAAAARASLAGLRRGLAEIGRVHGLLVLAAGTHPTAAWERQRPTDGARYRTILDAVRMVGRRSVVSGLHVHVEVADPAARIDLLTRLTPFLPLLLGLSVSSPFWQGRPTGLAGYRLSVFGELPRTGLPDFFAGPDAYARYIRIMERAGAIRDASFLWWHLRPSLRYPTLELRVADSIPRLDDALAVAALYRCLVRAVERRPDLNADLDGVSRALARENLWRAQADGARAALIDEAREAAVPFAEALEAVLALVAEDAEALGCPEALEGPRRILAQGTSADRQVAAYEAARGAGASEEAALAAVVDLLARETEGREGAAPA; from the coding sequence ATGCGCGACCACGCCTACCCGTTCGGCATCGAGGAGGAGTTCTTCCTCGCCGACGCGGCGACCCGCGGCACGCCCGGCGAGGGCGTGGCGGGCTTCCACGCCGCCGCCCGCGCGCTCCTGCCCGCCGCCGAGCGCGAGTTGCTGGAGAGCCAGGTCGAGATCGCCTCGCCGCCCGCGACCGAGGCCGCGGCGGCCCGCGCCTCCCTCGCCGGCCTGCGCCGGGGCCTCGCCGAGATCGGGCGGGTGCACGGGCTCCTGGTCCTCGCCGCCGGCACCCACCCGACCGCCGCCTGGGAGCGGCAGCGGCCGACGGACGGCGCCCGCTACCGGACGATCCTCGACGCGGTGCGGATGGTCGGGCGGCGCAGCGTGGTGAGCGGGCTGCACGTCCACGTGGAGGTGGCGGATCCGGCGGCCCGCATCGACCTGCTGACCCGGCTGACGCCCTTCCTGCCCCTGCTCCTCGGGCTCTCGGTCTCCTCGCCCTTCTGGCAGGGCCGTCCGACCGGCCTCGCGGGCTACCGGCTCAGCGTCTTCGGCGAGCTGCCCCGGACCGGGCTGCCCGACTTCTTCGCCGGGCCGGACGCCTACGCGCGCTACATTCGGATCATGGAGCGGGCGGGCGCCATCCGGGACGCGAGCTTCCTGTGGTGGCACCTGCGGCCGTCCCTGCGCTACCCGACGCTGGAATTGCGGGTCGCCGACAGCATCCCGCGCCTCGACGACGCGCTCGCGGTGGCGGCGCTCTACCGCTGCCTGGTGCGCGCGGTCGAGCGCCGCCCCGACCTGAACGCGGACCTCGACGGCGTCTCCCGCGCGCTCGCCCGGGAGAACCTCTGGCGGGCGCAGGCGGACGGCGCGCGGGCCGCGCTGATCGACGAGGCGCGCGAGGCCGCGGTGCCGTTCGCGGAGGCCCTGGAGGCGGTCCTCGCCCTGGTGGCGGAGGATGCCGAGGCGCTCGGCTGCCCCGAGGCGCTGGAGGGGCCGCGGCGGATCCTGGCGCAGGGGACGAGCGCCGACCGTCAGGTGGCCGCCTACGAGGCCGCCCGCGGCGCCGGGGCGAGCGAGGAGGCGGCCCTCGCGGCCGTGGTCGACCTGCTCGCCCGCGAGACGGAGGGACGCGAGGGCGCCGCGCCGGCGTAG
- a CDS encoding RNA polymerase sigma factor region1.1 domain-containing protein: protein MQPAIDRATLDRLIARGRERGELTSADLRAALPISGMSPDAIALVLIELEEAGVPVELEEDLLAPGRGFSAAPPPAAELPAGREVPRAAPPGPAAHAGAASPPAAAPRPGPARPAAREDRAIALAGFGAIVLGLLIAAALSH, encoded by the coding sequence ATGCAGCCCGCCATCGACCGCGCGACCCTCGACCGGCTGATCGCCCGAGGCAGGGAGCGGGGCGAACTCACCAGCGCGGACCTGCGCGCCGCGCTTCCGATCTCGGGGATGAGCCCGGACGCGATCGCCCTGGTGCTGATCGAACTCGAGGAGGCCGGCGTGCCGGTCGAGCTGGAGGAGGACCTGCTCGCGCCGGGGCGGGGATTCTCCGCCGCGCCGCCGCCGGCCGCCGAGCTGCCGGCGGGGCGCGAGGTGCCGCGGGCGGCCCCGCCCGGCCCGGCGGCGCACGCCGGCGCGGCCTCCCCCCCCGCCGCCGCACCCCGGCCGGGGCCGGCCCGGCCCGCCGCCCGGGAGGATCGGGCGATCGCGCTCGCCGGGTTCGGCGCGATCGTCCTCGGGCTGCTCATCGCCGCCGCGCTCTCCCATTGA
- a CDS encoding cytochrome P450 — MTAQPTLPLDWPTTARLDPPEAPLAPLRYIRTVVRNPVETWPRAVYRDRVYQSTFLGRATLFVMDPGLVRTVLVDRAESFEKSEVLRRSLSPALGDAILTADGARWRWQRRAAAPIFRNERILGFLPAMIAAAERTREALKGLPPGTEADLAQVMMRTTFDIIAATMLSSHGRIDVARVERGITDYLESTSWIFALTLLRAPAWMPFPGRRRSEAARTYLRDELLRLVAEGRAGGVEGRDDLLSLLVAARDPESGRAMDDRDVADNLLTFVTAGHETTALALAWTLYLLALHPAIEARVVAEVEAVTGGGPLAPHHVEALGFTRQAIQEAMRLYPPAPVLVRAALEEVDVGGHRIGPGTPVTVPIYAIHRHALLWDEPDRFDPDRFAPEAAKARDRYAYLPFGAGPRICIGMSFALMEAVAILAVLIRDLRFALRPGFVPTLKQRITLRPAEGMPMRVAPRAG; from the coding sequence ATGACCGCGCAACCGACGCTCCCGCTGGACTGGCCGACGACGGCCCGCCTCGACCCGCCCGAGGCCCCGCTCGCGCCCCTGCGCTACATCCGCACCGTGGTGCGCAACCCGGTCGAGACCTGGCCGCGCGCGGTCTACCGCGACCGCGTCTACCAATCGACCTTCCTGGGCCGCGCGACCCTGTTCGTGATGGATCCGGGCCTCGTGCGGACGGTGCTGGTCGATCGGGCCGAGTCCTTCGAGAAGTCGGAGGTGCTGCGCCGCTCCCTCTCGCCGGCCCTCGGCGACGCGATCCTGACCGCGGACGGGGCGCGCTGGCGCTGGCAGCGGCGGGCGGCGGCGCCGATCTTCCGCAACGAGCGCATCCTGGGCTTCCTGCCGGCCATGATCGCCGCCGCCGAGCGCACCCGCGAGGCGCTAAAGGGCCTGCCGCCCGGCACCGAGGCCGACCTCGCCCAGGTGATGATGCGCACCACCTTCGACATCATCGCCGCCACCATGCTCTCCAGCCACGGCCGCATCGACGTGGCGCGGGTCGAGCGCGGCATCACCGACTACCTCGAATCGACCAGCTGGATCTTCGCCCTGACCCTGCTGCGGGCGCCGGCCTGGATGCCCTTCCCGGGCCGGCGGCGCTCCGAGGCGGCGCGGACCTACCTGCGGGACGAGCTCCTGCGCCTCGTGGCCGAGGGCCGGGCCGGCGGCGTCGAGGGCCGGGACGACCTGCTCAGCCTGCTCGTCGCCGCCCGCGATCCGGAATCCGGCCGGGCGATGGACGACCGCGACGTCGCCGACAACCTGCTCACCTTCGTCACCGCCGGGCACGAGACCACGGCGCTCGCCCTCGCCTGGACCCTCTACCTCCTGGCCCTGCATCCCGCGATCGAGGCGCGGGTCGTGGCGGAGGTCGAGGCGGTGACGGGCGGCGGGCCCCTGGCGCCGCACCACGTCGAGGCGCTCGGCTTCACGCGCCAGGCCATCCAGGAGGCGATGCGCCTCTACCCCCCCGCCCCCGTCCTGGTGCGGGCGGCGCTGGAGGAGGTCGATGTCGGCGGCCACCGGATCGGCCCCGGCACCCCGGTGACCGTGCCGATCTACGCCATCCACCGCCACGCCCTGCTCTGGGACGAGCCCGACCGCTTCGACCCGGACCGCTTCGCCCCCGAGGCCGCCAAGGCCCGCGACCGCTACGCCTACCTGCCCTTCGGGGCGGGGCCGCGCATCTGCATCGGCATGAGCTTCGCGCTCATGGAGGCGGTGGCGATCCTGGCGGTGCTGATCCGCGACCTGCGCTTCGCCCTGCGCCCGGGCTTCGTGCCGACGCTCAAGCAGCGCATCACCCTGCGGCCGGCCGAGGGCATGCCGATGCGGGTGGCGCCGCGGGCGGGGTGA
- a CDS encoding carbohydrate ABC transporter permease, translating to MRPSLRPLLPYGLLLPSLIFLALFTYWPVAEVLWDATHAVSRRTTRFVGLDNFAALFADPSFRTSLLQTGLYALLTVVPSLVLAVALALALDGGGRLRALLRAAFFLPVMIPLVGAAALFLFLPGTGLIDYHLAKLGLSGANWLGDPDLALLSIAALTVWKNAGYYMLFVLAGLQAIPAELREAALLDGAGPWQRLRFVILPALRPTLAFVLVIALLNVVTQVDHVFVLTRGGPSDATKLFLLYIYEQAVERYDGGRAAAATVVMLAILIALTAASLRRVERRSEEAP from the coding sequence ATGCGGCCGTCGCTCCGCCCGCTCCTGCCCTACGGGCTCCTGCTCCCCTCGCTGATCTTCCTCGCCCTCTTCACCTACTGGCCGGTCGCCGAGGTGCTGTGGGACGCCACCCACGCGGTCTCGCGCCGGACCACCCGCTTCGTCGGGCTCGACAATTTCGCGGCGCTGTTCGCCGATCCCTCGTTCCGGACCTCGCTCCTCCAGACCGGGCTCTACGCCCTCCTGACAGTGGTCCCGAGCCTCGTCCTGGCGGTCGCCCTCGCCCTCGCCCTCGACGGCGGCGGGCGCCTGCGGGCGCTCCTGCGCGCCGCGTTCTTCCTGCCGGTGATGATCCCGCTCGTCGGCGCGGCGGCCCTGTTCCTGTTCCTGCCCGGCACCGGGCTGATCGACTACCATCTCGCCAAGCTCGGCCTCTCGGGCGCCAACTGGCTCGGCGACCCGGACCTCGCGCTCCTGTCGATCGCCGCCCTGACGGTGTGGAAGAACGCCGGCTACTACATGCTCTTCGTCCTGGCGGGCCTGCAGGCGATCCCGGCGGAGCTGCGCGAGGCCGCGCTCCTCGACGGGGCGGGGCCCTGGCAGCGCCTGCGCTTCGTCATCCTGCCCGCCCTGCGGCCGACGCTCGCCTTCGTCCTCGTCATCGCCCTCCTCAACGTGGTGACGCAGGTCGACCACGTCTTCGTGCTCACCAGGGGCGGGCCCTCGGACGCCACCAAGCTCTTCCTGTTGTACATCTACGAGCAGGCCGTGGAGCGCTACGACGGCGGCCGGGCCGCCGCCGCGACCGTTGTGATGCTGGCGATCCTGATCGCGCTCACCGCCGCCTCCCTGCGCCGGGTCGAGCGCCGGTCGGAGGAGGCGCCGTGA
- a CDS encoding carbohydrate ABC transporter permease, protein MTRERLPALGRAATGLLALVWVIPFLWMGVATLRPPGAAGAAASLVPGGAPSLANLAEAWASAPFPLYALNTLLMCAGILALQLVTASLAAYAFARLDFPGRTALFYAFLVQLMLVPVVLIVPNLKTVAMLGLYDTLLGVMAPYCATAFGTFLLRQSFREVPRELEDAARIDGAGLLQRIRHVYLPLTKPTLIAFSIVSVTTHWNEFVWPLMVVTSPDRRPLTLGLATFTLSAEGTQAWGVIAAGTLLVSTPLLVAFLLFQRRFVNSFLASGLK, encoded by the coding sequence GTGACCCGGGAGCGCCTCCCCGCCCTCGGGCGCGCCGCGACGGGGCTCCTCGCCCTCGTCTGGGTGATCCCCTTCCTGTGGATGGGGGTCGCGACCCTGCGCCCGCCCGGGGCCGCGGGCGCCGCGGCCTCCCTGGTGCCGGGTGGGGCGCCCAGCCTCGCCAACCTCGCGGAGGCCTGGGCCTCGGCGCCCTTCCCGCTCTACGCCCTCAACACGCTGCTGATGTGCGCCGGCATCTTGGCGCTGCAGCTCGTCACCGCCTCGCTCGCCGCCTACGCGTTCGCGCGCCTCGACTTTCCCGGCCGCACGGCCCTGTTCTACGCCTTCCTGGTCCAGCTGATGCTGGTTCCGGTGGTGCTGATCGTCCCCAACCTGAAGACGGTGGCGATGCTCGGCCTCTACGACACGCTGCTGGGCGTGATGGCGCCCTACTGCGCCACCGCCTTCGGGACCTTCCTGCTGCGCCAGAGCTTCCGCGAGGTGCCGCGCGAACTCGAGGACGCCGCCCGCATCGACGGGGCCGGCCTCCTCCAGCGCATCCGCCACGTCTACCTGCCGCTGACCAAGCCGACCCTGATCGCCTTCTCGATCGTCTCGGTGACGACCCACTGGAACGAGTTCGTCTGGCCGCTGATGGTCGTCACCTCCCCCGACCGGCGGCCGCTCACCCTCGGCCTCGCCACCTTCACGCTCAGCGCCGAGGGCACCCAGGCCTGGGGCGTGATCGCGGCCGGGACGCTCCTCGTCAGCACGCCGCTCCTCGTCGCCTTCCTGCTGTTCCAGCGCCGCTTCGTGAACAGCTTCCTCGCCTCCGGCCTCAAGTGA